A single Fibrobacterota bacterium DNA region contains:
- a CDS encoding MarR family transcriptional regulator: protein MMAALSQITHAEELIHENLTPSQIKVLNILGESDGPKRMSEIAKALGITQASLTETAKKLVAQGYINRARKVDDDRVVNVTLTPQGEDLAIEIKRKIRSYFNLVCDGLDPKDRKKLVECHDFILKTYVDAATKRIPKGKGE from the coding sequence ATGATGGCCGCCTTGTCGCAGATCACCCATGCCGAGGAATTGATCCATGAGAATCTCACGCCTTCCCAAATCAAGGTACTGAACATACTGGGGGAGTCCGACGGACCGAAACGCATGTCCGAGATCGCGAAGGCGCTGGGGATAACCCAGGCCAGCCTGACCGAAACGGCCAAAAAGCTCGTCGCCCAAGGCTACATCAACCGGGCGAGGAAAGTCGATGACGACCGCGTCGTCAACGTCACCTTAACCCCCCAAGGCGAAGACTTGGCGATTGAAATCAAGCGCAAAATCCGCAGCTATTTCAACCTCGTTTGCGACGGACTCGATCCTAAGGATCGGAAGAAGCTGGTCGAATGCCATGACTTTATCCTCAAAACCTATGTGGACGCGGCGACGAAAAGAATACCTAAGGGTAAAGGGGAATAA
- a CDS encoding response regulator transcription factor — translation MLIEDNRILREGITALINGQEDVEVAAVSDGRGNTLSKTRSAKPDLVLMDLGLDSQNSLAVVQAVKKEFPEIKIIGMGLAPAQSDILEFVQAGAEGFILKTATVAEMIHTIRAVASGDTVLPSSMTGSLFSQVAEHAIRRGKRNINGAIRMTEREKEVIALIVDAKSNKEIAEELNIATFTVKSHVHNIMEKLALHSRLQIANHARNEQHA, via the coding sequence TTGCTTATCGAAGACAACCGCATATTGCGCGAAGGCATCACGGCCCTGATCAACGGGCAGGAAGATGTGGAAGTCGCCGCGGTTTCCGATGGCAGAGGCAATACCCTTTCGAAAACCCGCTCCGCGAAACCGGACCTCGTCCTCATGGACTTAGGTCTAGACAGCCAAAATAGCCTGGCCGTGGTGCAGGCTGTGAAAAAGGAATTCCCGGAGATAAAAATCATCGGTATGGGCTTGGCCCCCGCGCAGTCGGACATCCTGGAATTCGTCCAGGCCGGGGCGGAGGGGTTCATCCTTAAAACCGCGACCGTTGCCGAGATGATCCACACGATAAGGGCGGTCGCCTCCGGGGATACCGTGCTTCCTTCCTCGATGACCGGTTCCCTTTTCTCCCAGGTCGCCGAACACGCGATCCGCAGGGGGAAAAGGAACATCAACGGGGCAATCCGTATGACGGAACGCGAAAAGGAAGTCATCGCCTTGATCGTCGACGCGAAGAGCAATAAGGAAATCGCGGAGGAGCTCAATATCGCTACCTTTACCGTCAAAAGCCACGTGCATAATATCATGGAAAAATTGGCGTTGCATAGCCGCTTGCAAATCGCCAACCACGCCCGCAACGAACAACACGCCTAG
- a CDS encoding DUF3494 domain-containing protein, which yields MKTKIPLQKKILKYSAGLICGAMALASVAPATTYSMPLEKVNLGSTAKFAVLAGSLISNVPGSAITGDVALSPSAGSMITGFGADEITGTVYTVDQTGPAGSVAAASDLTTAKGDLTIAYNDAAGRTPVPEGPFLDPGAGDIGGLTLIPGLYKFTSALSITGSDVTLSGTAEDVWIFQIASGLNVGNGIKVILSGGAQAANIFWQVGTSATLGTTSVFKGTIMADQSISLNTGATLDGRALASIAAVTLASSTVTRPDPSNVSLKGHADRRNRSYPNPLFRAHGLVDLNGRVRRAQTPIID from the coding sequence ATGAAAACAAAAATCCCGCTCCAAAAGAAAATCCTGAAATACTCCGCCGGCCTTATTTGCGGGGCCATGGCCCTGGCTTCGGTGGCTCCGGCGACGACCTATTCCATGCCGCTGGAAAAGGTCAACTTGGGATCAACGGCGAAGTTCGCCGTACTCGCGGGCTCATTGATTTCCAACGTTCCCGGTTCCGCCATCACCGGCGACGTGGCATTGAGCCCTTCCGCCGGAAGCATGATCACCGGCTTCGGCGCGGATGAGATCACCGGAACCGTTTATACGGTCGACCAGACGGGACCCGCCGGTTCGGTGGCGGCAGCATCGGATTTGACGACGGCGAAGGGCGATTTGACCATCGCCTATAACGACGCGGCGGGCCGGACGCCGGTTCCTGAGGGCCCGTTCCTGGACCCGGGCGCGGGCGACATCGGAGGATTGACCCTCATTCCCGGCCTCTATAAGTTCACCAGCGCCCTTTCCATCACGGGCTCCGACGTCACCCTGTCCGGGACCGCGGAAGATGTCTGGATCTTCCAAATCGCTTCCGGCCTCAATGTCGGCAACGGCATCAAGGTCATTTTGTCCGGGGGAGCGCAAGCGGCCAACATATTCTGGCAGGTCGGCACTTCGGCAACCTTAGGCACCACTTCCGTCTTCAAGGGGACCATCATGGCTGATCAGTCCATCTCCCTGAATACAGGCGCCACCCTCGATGGCCGCGCCTTGGCCAGTATCGCCGCCGTTACCTTGGCCTCCAGCACGGTGACCCGGCCGGATCCGTCGAACGTGTCCCTTAAAGGTCATGCGGACCGGCGGAACCGCTCCTACCCGAACCCTCTCTTCCGTGCCCATGGGTTGGTCGACCTGAACGGCAGGGTGCGCCGCGCGCAAACCCCGATTATCGATTGA
- a CDS encoding OmpA family protein: MWITPSVQFRSGYDINLSAGADIALSGDRNDATGTRALEPYRLFAGMTFTLDTEAGARAEAKARAQREAREKAELRNQNKSLVNEAKEDSLAALRQKSQSDSSATAAAAKNSADSLAMARKAKSDSSASANKARQDSLALAQSQKDLALEKSKRSDAEKQLLSTGLLLMDAVYFETNKTDISINSKPYLNIIAKMLTKYSKLQIEVSGHTDDVGSDARNLTLSQGRAESVAAYMVQVAPELRGMLSAKGYGESQPKADNKTAEGRKMNRRTELQVLNKEALKEYNP; encoded by the coding sequence ATGTGGATAACGCCCTCGGTGCAGTTCCGTTCCGGGTATGACATCAACCTCAGCGCCGGCGCCGACATCGCGCTTTCGGGAGATCGCAACGATGCGACCGGTACCCGGGCCCTGGAACCTTATCGCCTCTTCGCGGGCATGACCTTTACCCTGGACACCGAAGCGGGTGCGCGCGCGGAAGCCAAGGCGAGGGCGCAACGCGAAGCCCGGGAAAAGGCCGAACTACGTAATCAGAACAAATCCCTGGTTAATGAAGCGAAGGAAGATTCCCTCGCGGCTTTGCGCCAGAAATCCCAATCCGATTCTTCGGCAACCGCCGCCGCAGCCAAGAACAGCGCCGACTCCCTGGCCATGGCCCGCAAGGCGAAAAGCGACTCTTCGGCGAGCGCCAATAAGGCCCGCCAGGATTCGCTCGCCCTGGCGCAGTCCCAGAAGGATCTCGCGCTGGAGAAATCCAAGCGTTCCGACGCGGAAAAGCAGCTCCTATCTACCGGCCTGCTCCTCATGGACGCGGTCTACTTCGAGACCAACAAGACGGACATCTCCATCAACTCCAAGCCCTACTTGAATATCATCGCCAAGATGCTGACCAAGTATTCCAAGCTGCAAATCGAGGTCTCGGGCCATACCGATGACGTCGGAAGCGATGCCCGCAATCTCACCCTGAGCCAAGGCCGCGCCGAATCCGTGGCTGCATACATGGTGCAGGTCGCTCCGGAATTGAGGGGAATGCTGAGCGCGAAGGGCTATGGGGAATCGCAGCCCAAGGCCGACAACAAGACCGCCGAAGGCCGGAAAATGAATCGCCGGACCGAACTGCAAGTGCTCAACAAGGAAGCGCTCAAGGAATACAACCCTTGA
- a CDS encoding PAS domain S-box protein — protein MNQKTSMSDALSESAREMDFILGNLKDHAIFLIDAKGVIRSWNTGSERVFGYKDSEAIGQSFATIFTPEDVQAGIPERELSTAQAEGKAEDERWHERKDKSRFWASGAVVPLQESNGEPRYVKVVRDATDRKRAEDADRMESIGRLAGGVAHDYNNMLTSIIGYGELLAASISEDSPHQGWLLEILESARRAASLTRDLLAFSRRQMITPEPTNINEILFRVQGRLRLTLGERVALRIESDPGLETALLDKSQIEQLLMNLALNAKEAMPEGGLVTISTQSAIATEAAARQADTAGAATARSSAIALSAASIANVGQISPGPTGEKGEAERSAYITLIFKDNGKGMDAETTAHAFDPFFSTKPKSTGSVGLGLSTGYGIVQQSGGTISVTSVPGSGTEFVIHLPVSTEAHLPPARESELWAKGPIVPAGMGNARKKTILLVEDEVAVRKLASEVLLANGYQILEAGNGEEGLAIFRGHATGIDAVVTDLVMPKMGGLALARHILAGLPDTPIVFMSGYPDDPLISLDTKHRCVFLQKPFSVAELLAKVGEVFSGMAMK, from the coding sequence ATGAACCAGAAGACTTCCATGTCGGATGCCCTTTCCGAATCGGCCCGGGAAATGGATTTCATCCTGGGGAACCTGAAAGACCATGCCATTTTCCTGATTGACGCCAAAGGCGTAATCCGGAGTTGGAATACGGGATCGGAACGCGTGTTCGGATACAAGGATTCCGAGGCCATAGGGCAATCTTTCGCTACCATCTTCACTCCCGAAGACGTTCAGGCCGGCATTCCCGAAAGGGAGTTGTCGACGGCCCAAGCCGAAGGCAAAGCCGAAGATGAGAGATGGCACGAGCGCAAGGACAAGTCGCGCTTTTGGGCGTCCGGGGCGGTAGTCCCTTTGCAGGAATCGAACGGGGAACCTCGGTATGTCAAGGTTGTCCGGGATGCGACCGATCGCAAACGGGCGGAAGATGCCGACCGGATGGAATCCATCGGCAGGTTGGCGGGCGGGGTGGCCCACGACTATAACAATATGCTGACGTCCATCATCGGATATGGCGAATTGCTGGCCGCATCCATTTCCGAAGACAGCCCGCACCAGGGTTGGCTTCTGGAGATCCTGGAATCGGCGCGGCGGGCCGCCAGCCTTACCCGGGACCTCCTGGCCTTCAGCCGCAGGCAGATGATCACGCCGGAGCCTACGAACATCAATGAAATACTCTTCCGGGTGCAGGGCCGTTTGCGATTGACACTCGGGGAACGGGTGGCTCTACGTATCGAATCCGATCCCGGCCTGGAAACCGCCCTGTTGGACAAGTCCCAGATCGAACAGCTGCTGATGAACCTCGCTTTGAACGCGAAGGAGGCGATGCCGGAGGGCGGTCTCGTTACCATAAGCACCCAGAGCGCCATAGCCACCGAGGCGGCAGCCAGACAGGCGGATACCGCGGGCGCGGCGACCGCGAGGAGTTCCGCGATCGCCTTAAGCGCCGCAAGCATCGCCAACGTAGGCCAAATCTCGCCAGGGCCTACCGGAGAAAAGGGGGAGGCCGAGAGGTCAGCCTATATCACCTTGATTTTCAAGGATAACGGGAAAGGGATGGACGCGGAAACCACGGCCCATGCATTCGATCCTTTCTTTTCCACCAAGCCCAAATCGACCGGATCGGTCGGCTTGGGGCTTTCCACCGGTTATGGAATAGTCCAGCAGAGCGGAGGGACCATTTCGGTGACGAGCGTGCCCGGGAGCGGTACGGAATTCGTGATCCATCTGCCGGTGTCCACGGAAGCGCATCTCCCGCCTGCGCGCGAATCCGAGCTTTGGGCGAAAGGGCCAATCGTCCCGGCGGGAATGGGGAACGCCCGGAAGAAAACCATCCTGTTGGTGGAAGACGAGGTTGCCGTCAGAAAGCTCGCTTCCGAAGTCCTACTGGCGAACGGGTACCAAATCCTGGAAGCCGGGAATGGCGAGGAAGGGTTGGCGATTTTCAGAGGCCACGCGACCGGCATCGATGCCGTTGTTACGGATCTCGTAATGCCGAAAATGGGAGGCCTGGCCTTGGCGCGGCATATCCTCGCCGGCTTGCCTGATACTCCCATCGTATTCATGTCCGGTTATCCTGATGATCCCTTGATCTCGCTGGATACGAAGCACAGGTGCGTCTTCTTGCAAAAGCCCTTCTCAGTTGCGGAATTGTTGGCGAAAGTGGGAGAAGTGTTTTCCGGGATGGCCATGAAATAG
- a CDS encoding RNA polymerase sigma factor: MDTEDGIAGALGEGNQALSPEAVRLFTENHLRFLNFLRRHVQSDVIAEDLLQQAILNAVRHGKDWDEKENSLAWFYRILRNQLTDHYRKRASEQRKMDALRLEAEQSGLHPESAEDRNQLCGCFEGLLPSLKGEYADLIRRIDLGGEDPASVASGLGISYNNLSVRLHRARNSLRSSLEKTCGICTRHGCLDCTCVHPKSQGPKPV; this comes from the coding sequence ATGGATACCGAGGACGGAATCGCCGGCGCTTTGGGCGAGGGCAATCAAGCGTTAAGCCCGGAGGCGGTGCGGCTCTTCACGGAGAATCATCTTCGTTTCCTGAATTTTCTGCGTCGTCACGTTCAAAGCGATGTCATTGCGGAAGACCTTTTGCAACAAGCCATTCTCAATGCCGTTCGGCACGGCAAGGATTGGGATGAGAAGGAAAATTCCTTGGCCTGGTTTTACCGCATCCTGCGGAATCAGCTAACGGATCATTACCGTAAACGAGCCTCGGAACAGCGGAAGATGGATGCGCTGAGGCTGGAAGCCGAGCAGAGCGGATTGCATCCCGAATCAGCGGAGGATCGGAATCAACTTTGCGGCTGTTTTGAGGGGCTGCTGCCTTCCTTGAAGGGCGAATATGCCGACCTGATCCGAAGGATTGACCTTGGGGGCGAGGATCCCGCGTCTGTCGCCAGTGGACTGGGTATTTCCTACAACAACCTTTCGGTTCGGCTGCATCGTGCCCGGAATTCCCTGCGTTCGAGCTTGGAGAAAACCTGCGGCATCTGCACGCGGCATGGCTGCCTTGATTGCACGTGCGTCCATCCGAAATCGCAGGGTCCGAAACCGGTGTAA